In Paenibacillus sonchi, the genomic stretch GTCAAACACGCCGAGCAAGACTTCCTGCGCTCCGCGGTCGTAAAGATCCTTCAGGACCTCCCGCCAGCCATTGGCGCTTTCTTGGCCCCCCACATAAAACCCGAGGATTTGTCGGTGGCCTTCTTCGTCAATGCCCATCGCGAAATAAACCACTTCTCCGCCGACGGTGCCACGTTTGAGTTTGACGTATAATCCGTCCAGATAGATGACGGAATAACGCTTTTGCAGAGGGCGCTTCTGCCACTGGTGAATGTCTTCGAGGACGGTTGCCGTAATGTTGCTGACCGTCGTGGGAGAATAGTGACTGCCGAACATACTTTCAATGAACCGGGCCACATCCCGTGTCCCCATTCCGCTTTTGTACATCTGAATGACGGCCTCTTCTAACGAACCGTCCCGCCGTTGGTAGGGCTCAAACAGTTGCGTCTGGAACAGAGCCTGACGGTCACGAGGAACCTTAAGATTCTCCACATTTCCGTATTTCGTGTGCAGATTGCGCGGGTAATATCCATTGCGACTGTTGCTTGGACCGGACTCTTCCGTAGCCATGAATTCTTGGATTTCTGCTCGCATGATGGACTCTAAGTTCTCTTTCACAAATTGAGTAACAAGATTTTCAAATAGATTATTCAGCATATTTTCGGGTACAATAGTCATTGAGTAGGGTTCCTTTCTTGGTGGTGTCGTAATCCCGAGAATACCCTACTTTTTTGTTGCCTACTAGGCCCCAAATCTTGGTACACAACTTATTTTACGCCATCTATCCTTGGGCAGATGAAGTGGAAAAAGGTACACTAATTCAGCTCTTTTCCCCATTATTCAAGAAAAGTGGCTCAATTAAGTTTACTTTTTCCACTTCAATCTCAGGATTTCTTAATTTTCGGAAAAATAAGTTCCCTTTTTCCAACTAGCACCTGCGGAGAAGCCGGTAGGCAAGTGCTAGTTGGAATTTTTTCGCTTCTCCCAAAACATATAAATTATCTTTCAATAAAGGGATGCGTCGCTGTTATTGACAGTGCGCATCCCTTTTTCTCTAGGCCTTTCTGGCCCGCCATTCTCTGTCCAATATACTCAGTTGTATACAATCGATATAGTTCTCCCCGAACAACGCCGCTTCACGTTGAATGCCTTCGCGGATAAATCCTGCCCGCTCATAGCACTTCAATGCAGCCTGGTTAAAGCTGAAGGCACCCAGAGACAGCCGGTGCAGCCGCAGTCCATCGAATGCGATCCGCAGCAGCTCCTGTATCATTCGCTGGCCAATCCCCCGCCCTTGCTGTGCAGGGTCAACAATCACGCGGCTGATTCTGGCCGAGCCGTTCGCTCTGTCAATCGCTGACAGGCTGATATGCCCCACAACCTGATGTTCTTCCCCTTCAACCGCACAATAGATCAGCTTGTCAGATTCCGCCGGATGATTGGCACCTTCCAAATAATTTGTAAGCTGCTTATGGTCCAGCGGATAGGTGAAGGAAGGGCCGGCCCACTGTTTGAGAAAGTCCGCCGATAGGCTCCAGCGCTGCAAATGCCCGAAATCCAAAGCATCCATATAGCGGAGACGCATAGAATGACCACTGGCAGAACCATACTCATAGAGATTCACCAACCGCCCTTCACCCACATCGCGTGTCCCCATATATCGAAAACCCATACTTTGATAATAGCGGTTAAGCTTCACATTATGAGCTGCCGTATCCAGCCTCAATCCTTTACGGCCAAGCTCCCGCGCTTTGAGAACGGCAAAGCCAATCATCTGCCGCCCCAGTCCGCCGCCGCGGTGTGTTTGGGCTACGGTAAGTCTGTGCAGATAGACATATGACTCGTCATTCTGTTCACCCCAATACTGAGCATCACTGAACTGTAGCGTGAACATCCCGGCAAGAGCATTTCCGTCAAGGGCCAGGTACACCTCCCGATCCGTGAAATAGCCTTGAATATCCTGTTCGACGAATTGACC encodes the following:
- a CDS encoding IS256 family transposase, encoding MTIVPENMLNNLFENLVTQFVKENLESIMRAEIQEFMATEESGPSNSRNGYYPRNLHTKYGNVENLKVPRDRQALFQTQLFEPYQRRDGSLEEAVIQMYKSGMGTRDVARFIESMFGSHYSPTTVSNITATVLEDIHQWQKRPLQKRYSVIYLDGLYVKLKRGTVGGEVVYFAMGIDEEGHRQILGFYVGGQESANGWREVLKDLYDRGAQEVLLGVFDGLPGLDGAFRETYPKADVQHCVVHKIRSTFPKIRVQHKTEVIEDLKTIYTSADEDVARAAFDTVKAKWGKLYPKEMQSWEEQLATLLTFYKYPALIKEAIYTSNPIERMNKEIRKRLKPMNSLTNMDAAEKIVYLDVVEYNERFAERVIRGFGDLEVKKKLNEMFEARYPAQELQEK
- a CDS encoding GNAT family N-acetyltransferase gives rise to the protein MGEEEQRPEHFPALQHGYRIHKGSFEWAEDVLKLLREAAGWMESKGIRQWTPGQFVEQDIQGYFTDREVYLALDGNALAGMFTLQFSDAQYWGEQNDESYVYLHRLTVAQTHRGGGLGRQMIGFAVLKARELGRKGLRLDTAAHNVKLNRYYQSMGFRYMGTRDVGEGRLVNLYEYGSASGHSMRLRYMDALDFGHLQRWSLSADFLKQWAGPSFTYPLDHKQLTNYLEGANHPAESDKLIYCAVEGEEHQVVGHISLSAIDRANGSARISRVIVDPAQQGRGIGQRMIQELLRIAFDGLRLHRLSLGAFSFNQAALKCYERAGFIREGIQREAALFGENYIDCIQLSILDREWRARKA